A single window of Flavobacterium sp. 140616W15 DNA harbors:
- a CDS encoding acyl-CoA reductase, translated as MLQNEKKQSFIELGKFLSQFSENDCKKDNNVLSNDLFFDDFIKLIELSQSHNGWYTPEQVYFAIQSWAQALTEENINTWLSAYDINIKDPKNIALILAGNIPLVGFHDFLCVLITGHSVLIKTSSNDQHLLPFIAKYLIAINPDFANNITFVDGKLENFDAVIATGSNNTARYFEYYFKDKPSIIRKSRNSIAVLNGKESKEQLIALGEDIFRYFGLGCRNVSKLFVPEGYKFDAFFEAIFEYQDVIHYEKYANNYDYNKAVFLMSNFKLLDNGFLTLKEDTSHASPISSVFYENYENIEDLKQRLQAENEQIQCIVSNNLIEKSIPFGKTQTPELRDYADNVDTISFLLIT; from the coding sequence ATGTTACAAAACGAAAAAAAACAATCTTTTATAGAACTCGGCAAGTTTTTAAGTCAATTTTCTGAAAATGATTGTAAAAAAGACAATAATGTTCTAAGTAATGACTTGTTTTTTGATGATTTCATAAAGCTGATTGAACTATCTCAATCACATAATGGCTGGTACACGCCTGAACAAGTTTATTTTGCTATTCAATCTTGGGCTCAAGCATTGACAGAAGAAAACATAAATACTTGGCTTTCTGCATATGATATAAACATTAAAGACCCTAAGAATATAGCTCTAATATTAGCAGGAAACATTCCATTAGTTGGGTTTCATGATTTTTTATGTGTTTTAATTACAGGACATAGCGTACTTATAAAAACCTCTTCAAATGATCAGCATTTACTCCCTTTTATAGCTAAATACCTTATTGCGATTAATCCAGATTTTGCTAATAATATTACTTTCGTAGATGGGAAATTAGAAAATTTTGATGCTGTAATTGCTACAGGTAGCAATAATACAGCACGTTATTTTGAATACTATTTTAAAGACAAACCTTCAATTATACGAAAAAGCAGAAACTCTATTGCTGTACTAAACGGAAAAGAATCCAAAGAACAACTTATTGCCTTAGGCGAAGATATCTTCAGATATTTTGGTTTAGGATGCCGAAATGTTTCTAAGCTTTTTGTTCCTGAAGGCTATAAATTTGATGCTTTTTTTGAAGCAATTTTTGAATATCAGGATGTTATACATTATGAAAAATATGCTAACAATTACGACTACAACAAGGCCGTTTTCCTGATGAGCAACTTCAAATTACTAGACAATGGCTTTCTTACTCTAAAAGAAGACACAAGCCATGCCTCTCCTATTTCGAGTGTTTTTTATGAAAATTACGAAAATATAGAGGATTTAAAACAACGTTTACAAGCTGAAAACGAGCAAATTCAATGCATCGTAAGTAATAATTTAATAGAAAAAAGTATTCCATTTGGAAAAACACAGACTCCTGAGCTCCGGGATTATGCAGACAACGTAGATACTATATCGTTTTTGTTAATAACATAA
- a CDS encoding 4Fe-4S dicluster domain-containing protein, which produces MAIIITDECINCGACEPECPNTAIYEGADDWRYKDGTKLSGKIILPDGTEVDAEDAQTPISDEVYYIVPGKCTECKGFHDEPQCAAVCPVDCCVPDDNHVEDEETLLNRQAFLHGE; this is translated from the coding sequence ATGGCAATAATTATAACCGACGAATGTATCAATTGTGGTGCTTGTGAACCAGAGTGCCCAAATACAGCAATCTATGAAGGTGCTGATGATTGGAGATACAAAGATGGAACAAAACTATCTGGAAAGATAATTTTACCAGACGGAACTGAAGTTGATGCAGAAGATGCTCAAACTCCAATTTCGGATGAAGTTTACTATATCGTTCCTGGGAAATGTACCGAATGTAAAGGGTTTCATGATGAACCTCAATGTGCTGCAGTATGTCCGGTTGATTGTTGTGTACCTGATGATAATCACGTAGAAGATGAAGAAACCTTGTTGAATAGACAAGCGTTTTTACATGGTGAATAA
- a CDS encoding TonB-dependent receptor domain-containing protein: MKKFTVLVFLLNITFLFAQKEISGVVKDNTGAVLSGVNIVEKGTTNGVSTDMQGGYIIKVKDGAVLVFSYVGYTNTEKNATSGIIDIIMNENGGQTLKDVVIVGSRNTKRTVVNSAVPIDIINIKDVTTQSGKLEINQLLQYIAPSFNANKQSGSDGADHVDPASLRGLGPDQTLVLINGKRRHQSSLVNLFGTRGRGNTGTDLNAIPASAIKRIEILRDGAAAQYGSDAIAGVINIVLNDNINELNGSVTYGVFNTKAKGDFLPGTPNTKNYRLDQNGNGNSYGKNQAFDGGSVKVAANYGVAIGEKGGFANFTTEYINKNKTLRPAYDFRKGFGDAEIQSFNLFANIAVPVSDKTEFYAFGGRNYRDTDAYAFTRNDGERVVESIYPGGYTPRITSNIIDNSLAAGFRTETASGWKIDISNTYGKNLFHYYIKGTINASLEAASPTEFDAGGHTLTQNTTNFDFSKNYDSILSGLNIAFGAEYRTERFTIFAGDEGSYTTYDTNGRPITDPTTQSAPTIPNPDYDPSDPTSSPTISRPGGSQGFPGYSPLNTVDKGRTNLSLYTDAELDITDAFLISGAVRFENYSDFGSTLNGKLAMRLKASKNINFRGSVSTGFRAPSLAQIYYNLHFTNFNASGATEVLLAPNNSPVTKAFGIQKLNEEKAVNASLGFTANFGDFTATVDGYFIKVKNRIVLTGYFDAAPLNIGVAEAQFFVNGVDTKTTGLDLVLAWKKKFGGSLFSATLVGNINNMKIDNVKNGSLPEDTFFGRRERAFLLASAPKNKFGLNLNYARQKFDAGLAFTHFSKVVLVDYGDEEDVYHARIVTDLTLGYQLTKSLKLSLGSNNLFNVYPTKQDEKGNTEAGGYWDAVQMGFSGAYYYARLGFTF, encoded by the coding sequence ATGAAAAAATTTACAGTATTAGTATTTCTACTAAATATAACATTTCTTTTTGCTCAAAAAGAAATCAGTGGTGTCGTAAAAGACAATACGGGAGCGGTGCTCTCTGGAGTTAACATTGTAGAAAAAGGGACTACAAATGGGGTATCTACCGATATGCAAGGTGGTTATATTATAAAAGTAAAAGATGGTGCTGTGTTAGTTTTTAGCTATGTTGGATACACAAATACCGAAAAAAATGCTACTAGTGGTATTATTGACATCATTATGAACGAGAATGGCGGACAAACACTAAAAGATGTTGTGATTGTTGGCTCTAGAAATACTAAAAGAACTGTCGTTAATTCGGCAGTACCAATTGATATCATCAATATAAAAGATGTTACCACACAAAGTGGAAAACTAGAAATCAATCAATTACTACAATATATCGCACCATCATTTAACGCCAACAAACAATCCGGATCTGATGGCGCCGATCATGTTGATCCCGCTTCATTAAGAGGATTAGGCCCTGATCAGACATTGGTTTTGATAAATGGAAAAAGAAGACATCAATCATCACTTGTCAATCTATTTGGAACTCGTGGGCGTGGAAACACTGGAACTGATTTAAATGCGATTCCAGCTTCGGCCATAAAAAGAATTGAAATTTTAAGAGATGGTGCGGCTGCTCAATATGGTTCCGATGCCATTGCAGGAGTCATTAACATCGTATTAAACGACAATATTAACGAACTAAACGGTTCGGTTACTTACGGAGTTTTTAATACTAAAGCTAAAGGAGATTTTCTTCCTGGTACCCCAAATACTAAAAACTATAGATTAGATCAAAATGGAAATGGAAATTCATATGGAAAAAACCAGGCTTTTGATGGTGGATCTGTAAAGGTTGCAGCCAATTATGGCGTTGCAATAGGAGAAAAAGGAGGTTTTGCTAATTTTACTACTGAATACATTAATAAAAACAAAACACTTCGTCCTGCATACGATTTCAGAAAAGGTTTTGGTGATGCCGAAATACAAAGTTTTAACCTCTTCGCAAATATAGCAGTTCCTGTATCTGATAAAACTGAATTCTATGCCTTCGGAGGAAGAAACTACAGAGATACTGATGCTTACGCTTTTACTAGAAATGATGGAGAAAGAGTTGTAGAATCTATTTACCCTGGAGGATATACTCCGAGAATTACTTCTAATATTATCGACAACTCATTAGCTGCAGGATTTAGAACCGAAACTGCAAGTGGATGGAAAATTGACATTAGTAATACCTACGGAAAAAATCTTTTTCATTACTATATAAAAGGAACAATTAATGCTTCGCTTGAAGCGGCTTCTCCAACTGAATTTGATGCTGGCGGACATACCTTAACACAAAACACCACTAATTTTGATTTTTCTAAAAATTACGACTCTATACTTAGCGGATTAAACATTGCTTTTGGAGCAGAATATCGCACAGAGAGATTCACTATTTTTGCAGGTGATGAAGGTTCTTATACAACTTACGACACAAACGGAAGACCTATTACTGATCCTACAACTCAAAGTGCTCCAACCATCCCTAATCCCGATTATGACCCTTCAGATCCAACCTCTAGCCCTACCATATCAAGACCAGGAGGATCACAAGGCTTTCCAGGATATAGCCCATTAAATACTGTTGACAAAGGCCGCACTAACCTCTCTTTATACACTGATGCCGAATTAGATATCACTGATGCTTTTTTAATAAGCGGAGCAGTTCGTTTTGAAAATTACAGTGATTTCGGAAGTACTCTAAATGGTAAATTAGCGATGCGTTTAAAAGCAAGCAAAAACATAAACTTTAGAGGATCTGTAAGCACAGGATTCCGCGCTCCATCATTGGCACAAATTTACTATAATTTACATTTTACAAATTTTAATGCCAGCGGTGCTACCGAAGTATTACTTGCTCCAAACAACAGTCCCGTAACCAAAGCATTTGGCATTCAAAAATTAAACGAAGAAAAAGCTGTAAACGCTTCATTAGGATTTACTGCTAATTTTGGTGATTTTACAGCTACAGTTGATGGTTATTTTATAAAAGTTAAAAACCGTATTGTACTTACTGGCTACTTTGATGCTGCTCCATTGAATATTGGTGTTGCCGAAGCTCAATTTTTTGTAAACGGCGTAGACACTAAGACAACTGGATTAGATTTAGTTCTTGCATGGAAGAAAAAATTTGGAGGATCATTATTTAGCGCTACGCTTGTAGGTAACATCAATAACATGAAGATTGACAATGTAAAAAATGGTAGCCTACCCGAAGATACTTTTTTTGGAAGACGTGAAAGAGCATTTTTATTAGCTTCAGCACCTAAGAATAAATTTGGTTTAAACTTAAACTATGCCAGACAAAAATTTGATGCTGGTTTAGCCTTTACACATTTCAGCAAAGTCGTTTTAGTTGACTACGGAGATGAAGAAGATGTTTATCATGCCAGAATAGTAACCGATTTAACACTTGGATACCAACTAACCAAATCATTAAAACTAAGTCTTGGAAGCAACAATTTATTTAATGTTTACCCAACTAAACAAGATGAAAAAGGAAATACTGAAGCTGGTGGATATTGGGATGCTGTACAAATGGGCTTCAGCGGAGCATATTACTACGCTAGACTTGGATTTACTTTTTAA
- the ychF gene encoding redox-regulated ATPase YchF: MKAGIVGLPNVGKSTLFNCLSNAKAQSANFPFCTIEPNIGVVNVPDPRIEKLEELVKPERVQMATVDIVDIAGLVKGASKGEGLGNQFLGNIRECNAIIHVLRCFDNDNIVHVDGNVNPIRDKETIDIELQLKDLETVEKRLEKVNRAAKTGNKEAQTEKALLDRIREALLQAKSARTIVPQSNDEEVLMESFQLITAKPVLYVCNVDESAAVNGNKYVDQVRELVKDEDAEVIILSVGAEADITELESYEERQVFLEDMGLKEPGASVLIRAAYKLLKQQTYFTAGVKEVRAWTINIGATAPQAAGVIHTDFEKGFIRAEVISYEDFVHYGSEAKAKEAGKFKVEGKEYIVKDGDVMHFRFNV; this comes from the coding sequence ATGAAAGCAGGAATTGTAGGATTGCCAAATGTTGGAAAATCAACATTATTTAATTGTTTATCAAATGCAAAGGCACAAAGTGCAAACTTTCCTTTTTGTACAATTGAGCCAAATATTGGTGTTGTAAACGTACCAGATCCAAGAATTGAAAAATTAGAAGAATTGGTAAAACCGGAACGTGTTCAAATGGCAACTGTAGATATCGTAGATATTGCAGGTTTGGTAAAAGGGGCTAGTAAAGGTGAAGGATTAGGAAATCAATTTTTAGGAAACATCAGAGAGTGTAACGCGATTATTCACGTTTTACGTTGTTTTGATAATGATAATATTGTTCACGTAGATGGGAATGTAAATCCAATTCGTGACAAAGAAACAATTGATATTGAGTTGCAATTAAAAGATTTAGAAACTGTTGAAAAACGTTTAGAAAAAGTAAATCGTGCAGCTAAAACAGGAAATAAAGAAGCGCAAACTGAAAAAGCACTTTTAGATAGAATTAGAGAGGCATTATTGCAAGCTAAATCGGCTCGTACTATTGTACCTCAAAGTAATGATGAAGAGGTTTTAATGGAGTCATTTCAGTTGATTACAGCAAAGCCAGTATTGTATGTTTGTAATGTTGACGAAAGTGCAGCAGTAAACGGTAACAAATATGTTGATCAGGTTCGTGAGTTAGTAAAAGACGAAGATGCTGAGGTTATTATCCTTTCAGTAGGAGCAGAAGCAGACATTACAGAATTAGAAAGCTACGAAGAGCGTCAGGTTTTTCTAGAAGATATGGGTTTAAAAGAGCCAGGAGCATCGGTTTTAATTCGTGCTGCTTATAAGTTGTTGAAACAACAAACGTATTTCACAGCAGGAGTAAAAGAAGTTCGTGCTTGGACAATCAATATCGGAGCTACTGCGCCACAAGCTGCAGGAGTTATTCATACCGATTTCGAAAAAGGATTTATCCGTGCCGAAGTAATTTCATACGAAGATTTCGTTCATTACGGTTCAGAGGCTAAAGCTAAAGAAGCTGGAAAATTTAAAGTAGAAGGAAAAGAATATATCGTAAAAGATGGAGATGTAATGCACTTCCGTTTTAACGTATAA
- a CDS encoding YihY/virulence factor BrkB family protein encodes MNNQNILSKSWYLLKTTFLEFNDDNAIKLSAALAYYTIFALPPLLIIIITICGVFFGEDAVAGELYGQINGLVGDSAAIQIQETIKNVQLSGSNVFATVFGVGMLLIGASGVFAEIQSSINFIWGLRAKPNKGLKKFIQNRLMSFSMIVSVGFLMLVSLFVSTILDLMSARLKLYFPESTVYLFNAINLIIILISITLLFAIIFKALPDGIIKWKDAFIGASCTAVLFMIGKFAIGFYLGSSTTASVYGAAGSVIIILVWVYYSAIILYFGAEFTKVYAKSYGGNIYPNEYSVEIKKEILEIE; translated from the coding sequence GTGAATAATCAAAATATATTATCCAAATCATGGTATCTGTTAAAAACTACATTTCTAGAGTTTAACGATGATAATGCGATAAAGCTAAGTGCAGCATTGGCCTATTATACCATTTTTGCATTACCCCCTTTATTAATTATAATTATTACTATTTGTGGTGTTTTCTTTGGAGAAGATGCTGTTGCAGGTGAGCTTTATGGTCAAATAAACGGATTAGTGGGTGATAGTGCGGCGATACAAATTCAGGAAACAATAAAAAATGTACAGCTTTCGGGGAGCAATGTTTTTGCAACTGTTTTTGGAGTCGGGATGTTATTAATTGGGGCTTCAGGAGTTTTTGCCGAAATACAGAGTTCTATAAATTTTATTTGGGGATTGCGTGCCAAACCAAACAAAGGGCTTAAGAAATTTATACAAAACCGATTAATGTCATTTTCTATGATCGTTTCAGTTGGGTTTTTAATGCTTGTGAGTCTTTTTGTGAGTACTATTTTGGATTTAATGAGCGCACGCTTAAAGTTATATTTTCCTGAGAGTACCGTTTATTTGTTTAATGCAATTAATCTAATCATTATCTTGATTAGTATCACCTTGCTTTTTGCAATTATATTTAAAGCATTACCCGATGGAATAATAAAATGGAAAGATGCTTTTATTGGCGCATCCTGCACAGCAGTATTATTTATGATAGGAAAATTTGCAATAGGTTTTTATTTAGGAAGCTCTACGACAGCATCGGTTTATGGAGCGGCGGGTTCTGTAATAATAATTCTGGTTTGGGTCTATTATTCGGCAATTATTCTGTATTTTGGAGCTGAATTTACAAAGGTATATGCTAAATCATATGGAGGTAATATTTATCCCAATGAATACTCAGTAGAGATAAAAAAAGAAATCTTAGAAATAGAGTAA
- a CDS encoding NADPH-dependent FMN reductase yields the protein MKVIAFGGSNSEHSINKKLATYAANQFSNASVEVLDLNDFAMPLFSVDVEKEIGQHPVAKAFLGKLAEADVLVVSMAENNGNYSVAFKNVFDWCSRIEKDVFQHKPMLLLATSPGARGGASVLEIATKLFPRYGTEIKASFSLPSFNANFDLEENKISNTELDKELKDIIKSSF from the coding sequence ATGAAAGTCATAGCTTTTGGAGGAAGTAATAGTGAGCATTCCATCAATAAAAAACTGGCAACATATGCTGCAAATCAATTTAGTAATGCCAGCGTAGAAGTGTTGGATTTAAATGATTTTGCAATGCCGTTATTTAGTGTTGATGTTGAAAAAGAGATAGGGCAGCACCCAGTAGCAAAAGCTTTTCTTGGAAAATTGGCGGAGGCAGATGTTTTGGTAGTTTCTATGGCAGAAAACAACGGAAATTATTCAGTTGCTTTCAAGAATGTTTTCGATTGGTGTTCGCGTATCGAGAAAGATGTTTTTCAGCATAAGCCAATGTTGTTATTAGCTACATCGCCAGGAGCGAGAGGAGGAGCTTCAGTTTTAGAAATTGCAACAAAATTATTTCCGCGTTATGGTACCGAGATAAAAGCAAGTTTTTCATTGCCGAGTTTTAATGCTAATTTTGATTTAGAGGAAAATAAAATATCAAATACAGAGTTAGATAAAGAATTAAAAGACATTATTAAGTCTAGTTTTTAA
- a CDS encoding transglutaminase domain-containing protein: protein MTIKKIAFILFILNSVFLDATYSQKYNAIDAIVLKYPKHFSSTEDLAMRIQKDFTSEFDKARAIYSWIALNIKYDYKVYLNPQKPVQFSYRNEAEKQKQIELIKAKTWQKAFDSQKAVCEGFTLLYQRLASLVGLESQVIRGDSKRLLTDIGRKKLLSNHAWNIVQVDGKWILVDVTWGQGYYDSNKNKMVNYFNSTYFDTNPKYFFAKHFPDSGMYLGSKLNQEKFLNGPLIYDKSIEENLEILKPDSGIIKANDGDKITFKIHNISKSDTFYYLKKGQPSKVENSKEVGGSLEFQITYDKKMGSFITFFLYQNSVASFKIISK from the coding sequence ATGACAATAAAAAAGATTGCCTTTATATTATTTATACTTAATTCTGTTTTTTTGGATGCAACGTATTCACAAAAATACAATGCAATTGATGCTATAGTGCTGAAATATCCGAAACATTTTAGTTCTACAGAAGATCTAGCGATGAGAATTCAAAAAGATTTTACTTCAGAATTTGATAAGGCAAGAGCTATTTATAGTTGGATTGCTTTAAATATTAAATATGATTATAAAGTTTATCTAAATCCACAGAAACCAGTACAATTTAGCTATAGAAATGAAGCTGAAAAGCAAAAACAAATAGAGTTAATAAAAGCAAAAACGTGGCAAAAAGCATTTGATTCTCAAAAAGCAGTTTGCGAAGGGTTTACGCTTTTATACCAACGTTTAGCTTCTTTGGTAGGTTTGGAATCTCAAGTAATTCGAGGTGACTCTAAGCGATTATTGACAGATATTGGTCGAAAAAAACTGTTGTCTAATCATGCTTGGAATATTGTTCAGGTTGACGGAAAATGGATTTTGGTCGACGTAACTTGGGGACAAGGATATTATGACAGTAATAAAAATAAAATGGTAAATTATTTTAACTCCACTTACTTTGATACGAATCCCAAATATTTTTTCGCGAAGCATTTTCCAGATTCAGGGATGTATTTGGGAAGTAAATTAAATCAAGAAAAATTTTTAAATGGGCCTTTGATTTATGATAAATCTATTGAAGAAAATCTCGAAATTTTAAAACCTGATTCAGGAATAATTAAAGCTAATGATGGTGATAAAATAACTTTTAAAATACATAACATTTCAAAATCTGATACATTTTATTATTTAAAAAAAGGGCAACCAAGCAAAGTAGAAAATTCAAAAGAAGTAGGAGGAAGTTTAGAATTTCAGATTACTTATGATAAAAAAATGGGTTCGTTTATTACTTTTTTTCTCTATCAGAATAGTGTCGCTTCTTTTAAAATAATTTCAAAGTAG
- the pncB gene encoding nicotinate phosphoribosyltransferase: MGTIFLKSILDNDFYKFTMQHAVIKLFPKAKVRYKFINRGKHVFPPGFAVLLRHSVEAMVKLQLTQEEKIYLKKHCPYLDPTYLDFLQGYTFDASEVEIEQVGSDLNITIEGFWYRTILWEVPLMALISELFYASQNLDRIDDKAVQDITKSKIENYNALGASVLEFGTRRRHSYKVHTLVNETLATFGNESFLGTSNVHLAMLNGKRPLGTHAHEWFMFHAAQYGFKVANIVGLENWTQVYGGDLGIALTDTYTTDVFFEQFDKKYSKLFDGVRHDSGDPIEFAKKTIAHYIKLGIDPKSKIIVFSDSLNLEKVKVISDFCKDKIKMSFGIGTNFTNDVGLPAMNMVIKLTETKPDFTHWEGVVKLSDEKNKNTGTPEMIALAKQVLGIKS; this comes from the coding sequence ATGGGAACAATCTTCCTGAAATCAATATTAGATAACGATTTCTATAAATTTACGATGCAGCACGCTGTAATTAAGTTATTTCCTAAAGCAAAAGTCCGCTATAAATTTATAAATAGAGGGAAACATGTTTTTCCTCCAGGGTTTGCTGTTTTATTGCGTCATTCAGTTGAAGCAATGGTAAAGTTGCAGTTGACTCAAGAAGAAAAAATATATTTAAAGAAACATTGTCCGTATTTAGATCCAACCTATTTAGATTTTTTACAAGGCTATACTTTTGATGCTTCAGAGGTTGAAATTGAACAAGTTGGTTCTGATTTGAATATTACAATCGAAGGGTTCTGGTATCGTACTATTTTATGGGAAGTTCCATTGATGGCTTTAATTTCGGAGCTTTTTTATGCATCTCAGAATTTAGATAGGATAGATGATAAAGCGGTTCAGGATATTACCAAGAGTAAGATAGAAAATTACAATGCATTGGGAGCTTCAGTTTTGGAGTTTGGTACAAGACGACGTCATTCATACAAAGTACATACCTTGGTCAATGAGACACTAGCGACTTTTGGTAATGAAAGTTTTCTTGGTACAAGCAATGTACATTTGGCAATGCTTAATGGTAAGCGACCTTTGGGTACGCATGCGCATGAATGGTTTATGTTTCATGCCGCGCAATACGGGTTTAAAGTGGCTAATATAGTTGGTTTAGAGAATTGGACACAGGTGTATGGAGGAGATTTAGGGATTGCTTTAACGGATACTTATACAACTGATGTGTTTTTTGAGCAATTTGATAAAAAATACTCAAAACTTTTTGATGGAGTTCGTCATGATAGTGGAGATCCAATTGAATTTGCCAAAAAAACAATCGCACATTATATCAAGTTAGGAATAGATCCGAAGTCAAAAATAATAGTCTTTTCAGATTCATTAAACTTAGAAAAAGTAAAAGTTATATCCGATTTTTGTAAAGACAAAATAAAAATGTCATTTGGAATTGGTACAAATTTTACTAACGATGTAGGTTTGCCAGCAATGAACATGGTTATTAAATTAACTGAGACAAAGCCAGATTTTACCCATTGGGAAGGGGTGGTTAAACTTTCGGATGAAAAAAATAAAAATACGGGAACTCCCGAAATGATTGCATTGGCAAAACAAGTTTTAGGGATCAAGTCTTAG
- a CDS encoding DNA topoisomerase IV subunit B has product MLEQNQYNEDNIRSLDWKEHIRMRPGMYIGKLGDGSSPDDGIYILLKEVLDNCIDEFVMGAGKTIEVTIRDKTVSVRDYGRGIPLGKVVDVVSKMNTGGKYDSKAFQKSVGLNGVGTKAVNALSNYFRVESVRDDKQKAAEFSAGNLVHEEDVIDTTKRKGTKVTFIPDEAIFKNYKFRLEYVIKMVKNYCYLNNGLTIIFNGEKYYSENGLRDLLEETINAEDLEYPIIHLKDTDIEIALTHSKTQYSEEYHSFVNGQNTTQGGTHLAAYREAIVKTIREFYNKSFEASDVRKSIVSAISIKVMEPVFESQTKTKLGSMDMGSDDGTPPVSVRTFVNDFVKNKLDNYLHKNPTTAEALLRKILQAERERKELSGIRKLATDRAKKANLHNKKLRDCRAHLPDTKNPRNLESTLFITEGDSASGSITKSRDVNTQAVFSLRGKPLNSYGMTKKIVYENEEFNLLQAALDIEDGLEKLRYNNIVIATDADVDGMHIRLLLITFFLQFFPELIKEGHLYILQTPLFRVRNKKETIYCYSEDERKAAIEKLKPKPEITRFKGLGEISPDEFKNFIGETIRLDPIMMDKNTSIEQLLSFYMGKNTPDRQEFIIKNLKVELDAIEEEV; this is encoded by the coding sequence ATGCTAGAGCAAAATCAATATAACGAAGATAATATTCGATCACTCGACTGGAAAGAACATATTCGTATGCGTCCCGGAATGTATATCGGAAAATTGGGAGATGGATCATCACCCGATGATGGTATTTATATTCTGTTAAAAGAGGTTTTAGACAACTGTATCGATGAATTCGTTATGGGTGCAGGAAAAACTATTGAAGTAACTATCAGAGATAAAACCGTATCGGTTCGTGATTATGGCCGTGGAATTCCTCTAGGAAAAGTAGTTGATGTAGTTTCAAAAATGAATACAGGAGGAAAATATGACTCCAAAGCTTTCCAAAAATCAGTAGGATTAAATGGAGTAGGAACCAAGGCAGTAAATGCACTTTCTAATTATTTTCGTGTAGAATCTGTACGTGACGACAAACAAAAAGCAGCCGAATTTTCAGCAGGAAATCTGGTTCATGAAGAAGATGTAATTGATACAACAAAACGAAAAGGAACAAAAGTAACTTTTATTCCAGATGAAGCCATTTTTAAAAATTATAAATTCAGATTAGAATATGTAATAAAAATGGTTAAAAACTATTGTTACCTAAACAATGGTTTGACAATCATTTTCAATGGCGAAAAATATTATTCAGAAAATGGTCTTAGAGACTTATTAGAAGAAACAATTAATGCTGAAGATTTAGAATATCCAATTATTCATTTAAAAGATACGGATATTGAGATTGCTCTAACGCATAGTAAAACACAATATAGTGAGGAATATCACTCTTTTGTGAATGGTCAGAACACAACGCAAGGAGGAACGCACTTAGCAGCTTACAGAGAAGCAATTGTAAAAACGATACGAGAGTTTTACAACAAAAGTTTTGAAGCATCAGATGTGCGTAAATCGATTGTGAGTGCGATTAGCATCAAGGTTATGGAGCCTGTATTTGAATCTCAGACCAAAACCAAATTAGGTTCGATGGATATGGGATCTGATGATGGAACGCCACCAGTATCAGTTCGTACCTTTGTAAATGATTTTGTAAAGAATAAATTAGATAATTATTTACATAAAAATCCAACAACTGCAGAAGCCTTATTGCGTAAAATTCTACAAGCAGAAAGAGAACGTAAAGAATTATCTGGAATCCGAAAATTGGCAACAGATCGTGCTAAAAAAGCCAATCTGCATAATAAAAAATTAAGAGATTGCCGTGCGCATCTTCCAGATACAAAGAATCCTAGAAACTTAGAAAGCACCCTTTTTATTACCGAGGGAGATTCGGCTTCGGGATCTATTACCAAATCCCGTGATGTAAACACACAAGCGGTTTTTAGTTTGCGTGGTAAGCCTTTGAACTCATACGGAATGACCAAGAAAATTGTGTATGAAAACGAAGAATTTAATTTACTGCAAGCAGCTTTAGATATTGAAGACGGATTAGAAAAACTGCGATATAATAATATAGTAATCGCAACCGATGCCGATGTCGATGGTATGCACATTCGTTTGTTGTTGATTACTTTTTTCTTGCAATTTTTTCCAGAATTAATAAAAGAAGGCCATTTATATATCTTACAGACACCGCTTTTTAGAGTTCGAAACAAGAAAGAAACGATTTATTGCTACTCTGAAGACGAACGAAAAGCTGCTATCGAAAAATTAAAGCCAAAGCCAGAAATCACGCGATTTAAAGGTTTGGGGGAGATTTCGCCAGATGAGTTTAAGAATTTCATTGGAGAAACAATTCGACTTGATCCTATTATGATGGATAAAAATACATCGATAGAACAATTACTATCTTTCTATATGGGGAAAAACACACCAGACAGACAAGAGTTTATTATTAAAAACTTGAAGGTTGAGTTGGATGCGATAGAAGAGGAAGTATAG